In Triticum aestivum cultivar Chinese Spring chromosome 5B, IWGSC CS RefSeq v2.1, whole genome shotgun sequence, the following proteins share a genomic window:
- the LOC123114610 gene encoding putrescine hydroxycinnamoyltransferase 1-like, giving the protein MASGQKLFNMKVVRLVETIKIAFDRFSIRGRLPPRKGPTRGDGVQATDDFFNATRLKAALAKALVTFYSLAGRIDDDGDGRAEVNCGNQGVLFVVARSEDLTIADFHGRPSSKLRRLFVPRMEPPSIVCGVQLTFFKCGGVAIGLAVPLATIASSPCSPPAVHPDALSVFCPMVKLCEPSGVPLRSEAFLVSKDQPEALKQACGGRAVSTFCALTAHIWKCVSTTRPMPPDATTRLTFPVSIRRKLAPPLPTGYFGNAVIRVGVTSEVRGIVSEELTSVASRIKGTIRRVDDELVRSAIDYFELAERDSRPAQGSLPMTELRVVSWLGMPIYDTDFGWGRPVMMMRAESERGGRVYMMDGDGDGDGGSVRIIMCLEATIIKEFHDMLYAKFSDLIRSSL; this is encoded by the exons ATGGCCTCTGGTCAAAAATTGTTCaatatgaaagttgttcgtctcgtcgaaacaatcAAAATTGCTTTTGATCgcttttccatccgaggtcgtttaccacctcgAAAAGGACccacaag gggtgatggcGTCCAAGCCACCGACGACTTCTTCAACGCTACCAGGCTAAAGGCCGCTCTGGCCAAGGCCTTGGTGACCTTCTACTCCTTGGCCGGCCGCATCGACGATGACGGTGATGGCCGGGCGGAGGTCAACTGCGGCAACCAAGGTGTGCTCTTTGTTGTTGCTCGATCGGAGGACCTCACCATTGCTGACTTTCACGGCCGACCATCGTCCAAGCTAAGGAGGCTCTTTGTTCCCCGCATGGAGCCGCCCAGCATCGTCTGCGGCGTCCAACTCACCTTCTTCAAGTGTGGCGGGGTGGCCATCGGACTGGCGGT ccccCTTGCCACCATCGCTTCCTCCCCCTGCTCCCCGCCGGCAGTCCACCCCGATGCTCTCTCTGTGTTCTGCCCAATGGTGAAACTGTGCGAGCCGTCGGGGGTTCCTCTCAGGTCCGAGGCCTTCCTCGTCTCCAAGGACCAGCCCGAGGCTCTTAAGCAGGCATGCGGTGGCAGAGCCGTCAGCACCTTCTGTGCCCTGACCGCCCATATCTGGAAATGCGTGTCCACCACTCGGCCCATGCCGCCGGACGCCACCACACGCCTCACCTTCCCGGTCAGCATCCGTCGCAAATTGGCGCCGCCGCTCCCGACCGGCTACTTCGGTAACGCAGTCATACGCGTGGGAGTCACCAGCGAGGTGCGCGGCATCGTCTCGGAGGAGCTCACCTCCGTAGCCAGCCGAATCAAGGGAACCATCAGGCGGGTTGACGACGAGCTGGTCCGGTCGGCAATCGACTACTTCGAGCTGGCGGAGAGGGACAGCCGGCCGGCGCAGGGCAGCTTGCCGATGACTGAGCTGAGGGTGGTCAGCTGGCTTGGCATGCCCATCTACGACACGGACTTTGGATGGGGGAGGCCGGTGATGATGATGCGTGCCGAGTCTGAGCGCGGCGGCCGTGTCTACATGATggacggtgacggggacggcgacggcggcagcgtGCGCATCATCATGTGTCTCGAGGCAACAATTATCAAGGAATTCCACGACAtgctatatgccaagtttagcgaCCTAATCCGGTCCTCACTGTGA